In Thermodesulfobacteriota bacterium, the genomic stretch TTGTATGCCATAAGAATCTATTCTAGTTGATGCACTGTTTCAAATGTCATCCATACTTTTCATTGAGTTTCCAGTGAGTTTTGTACTTTTATAGTTCCTGTTTTAATATAGTGAGTGAGGAGTAGAAAACTGACATTCCCGCGAAAGCGGGAATCCAGTGTTTTAAAAAATGGATCCCCGATTAATGCGTTCGGGGATGACAGACTGAAGGAAGATATCCGATTGATCCCCCGGTTAAACCGGGGGACGGGGATGACATGCGGAGTGAATCCCCGATTAAGCTTGTCCCCGCACGCTATCCGATTAATACTTTCGTATACAAGCTTTAGCGGGGAACATTCGGGCATGACCATGAGGAGGATTGCGGATTAGACTTGTCCTCAGATAAGCTAGAAAATATTTGTAGAGACGCATTGCAATGCGTCTCTACAGTAGGTGCCGGATGAATACCCCCAGGCATGACAGAAAGGGTTGATGCCTGATTAATGCCTTCATGAATAACCGTGATGTGGATTCTCGCATACGCGGGTACGAGGTTTGTGAGAATGACGAAGGAAGGTAATGACTAACCCCAAATCTTCCCATACGGATGTACTGGTTGTAGGTGCCGGGCCGGTCGGGCTCATGATGGCCGGAGAGCTGGCCCGCCATGCCATAAAACCGCGAATAATCGACAAAGCCCCTGCTCCTTCCGACAAGTCAAAGGCATTCGGCATCCACGCACGCACCATGGAGATTTTCGAGAACCTGGGAATCGTGGAACGCTTCCTAAAAGAGGGGAATATCTGTAACGGTCTAAATTTTTACGACGAGGGAAAGGAGCTTACCGAAATCGACCTCTCCCACATAGAAAGCAAATACCCCTTCGTATTAATCCTGGCACAGAGCATAACGGAGAGATTACTGGCAGAGCATCTCTACTCGTTCGGAATCGAAGTGGAGCGTGAGACCGAGCTTATAGGATTCGAACAGTCAAAGGAAGGAGTAGTGGCAAGAGTCAAACTGAAAGACGGAGGGGAAGAACTGATTAACTGCGCTTACCTAGTGGGCTGCGACGGCGCTCACAGCACCACCAGACACCTCCTCAACCTGGATTTCAAAGGAGACCCATACCCCAATTACTGGCTACTTGCCGACTGCGACATAAAGTGGCGATACCCCGAGCAGCGTCTGGCATTTTTTATTCATCCAAAAGGTTCTATCGCCTATTTCCCGTTCGTAGGAGACAGAGGAAGGTTGATATTCGAGCTCCCTCATGTAGGTGAGGAGGTCGAGCAAAGCGAGCCGACCATCGAAGATGTAAAACGTCTCGCCGACGAGAGGAGGCTCGAATACCAATCCATAGACAATCCGGTTTGGGTGACATATTTCAAGATACACCACCGCATAGTCAACCGATACAGCATAGGACGGGTTTTTATTGCCGGAGATGCAGCGCACATCCATAGCCCGGTCGGCGGCCAGGGAATGAATACCGGGATCCAGGATGCCTACAACCTGGCCTGGAAGATGGCGCTTGTGCTCAAGAGAAAATCCCCTGAGAGCATTCTCGACAGCTACAACTACGAACGACACCGCATCGGCGAGGAGGTCGTCGGCCGCACGGATAGGGCTACCAGGATGATTGCCATACACAACCCGGTCCTCAAGGCTATCCGCAATAAGTTCTTTCCACTGGTGACCAGGCTGGGTAAGGTCCAGGAAAAGATGACCAACACGATTGCTCAGGTCGAGTTTCACTACAAGGGAAGCCCGATTGTATCCGAGAAATGGAACCCGGATAGGATAGCCAGATGGAACAAGGATTTTTCACACCTCTTGGAAGCTGGGGAAAGGGTGGGCGATTATAAGATTCTTAGCGCGGAGAAGAGAACCGAGGCCAACCTATATGACTTACTCAAAGGGACAACCCACAAACTCCTTTTATTCACCGGAGGTAAACCAAGCGCTCAGGAACTCGACGAGCTAACAAAAATATCCAAGAACATTGTTTCCAACTATTTAGGGTTGATCGACCCACACCTGGTCACAGTCAAAAATGGAAACCCCTATGATTCTCCCTATTTTGTTTCTATTTACATCGATAAGGACTTTAAAATGCACAGGGATTTCGGCGCGGTTAAGGCGAGCCTATACCTCATCCGGCCGGATGGATATATTGCATTCCGCAACCAGCCGGCAAAAAACGATGACCTGATTCAATACCTGTCCAAAATATTTCTGATCAAAGTCTGAAATAATCTGTTCAGCGTAAAATTACATTTGTAGCGGAATCCTTCATTCGACACGATCACGATAGGTCAGTATCGCATAATTGTAGAGAGGACCCGACGGGTCGTCTCTACCCTAGGATATAATGAGGGCTAAACCCGCCCGCTACATTTTTCAGAAGGTTATTAGGAGATATCGGATCATTTGTAGGGCAATCCCTTTAATTTCCATCTGGTGCAAACTGCGCACAGATAATATAGGGACTGGTCAAATTGAGGGCGAACACGGGGTTCGCCCCTACGACACATGGGCCAGATTGCTTCTCTCTTTTGCAATCCCGAAAGTTTCTGCTGGAAGTCGTAGGGGCACGCTGCAGCGTGCTCCTACCTCTAATCCCTTGGATGCTTGCAATGATAATGGAACACAAAGAAAGCCCTGCTGTTTGCCTCCGCCGTCAAATTAAGGAAAATACCAATAGTAGATAATGATAATTAGAGTAGCCGTTTCCTGGAGCAGGGAAAAACAAATACAAATAATTTTCTTAATAATAAAACGGGTGCACATTGAATAAGGAGGTATATCATGAAGGTTGGATTACAGATTGTGCAGTTTGACTGGCCGGGCAGCCCGGAGAACATGGGCAAGAAGCTGGCCGAGATAGGAAAAGCGGCCGATGAAGCCGGTTTTGCCAGCATCTGGGCCATGGACCACTTCTTTCAACTAGATATGGCGCAATACGGCTTATCACCCCAGGACCCCATGCTGGAAGGTTACACCACACTCAGTTATCTAACTCCGTTCACCAATCGCGCCCGTCTGGGCACTATGGTAACCGGCGTCATCTACCGTCATCCCGGCCATCTGATAAAGATCGTCTCAAACCTGGACGTACTGTCGGGCGGGCGTGCTTACCTGGGCATAGGAGCCGGCTGGTATGAACGCGAGGCGGTAGGGTTGGGCTTTCCTTTTCCACCGCTGAAGGAGCGTCTTGAGCGTCTCGAAGAAACGCTCCAGATTGCCAAGCAAATGTGGTCAGGCGAGGTCAAACCATATAAGGGAAAACACTACCAACTGGCCGAGCCGATAAACAATCCATTGCCGCTTTCAAAACCCCACCCGCCTATCCTGGTCGGTGGCTGGGGTGAGAAGAAAACACTCCGGCTGGTCGCTCAATATGCCGATGCCTGTAATCTCTACGCTCATCCTTTTGCCAGCAAAGACGAGGTGGCCAGAAGGCTGGATGTGTTGAAGCGCCATTGTGACGATGTCGGCCGCCCTTATGACCAGATTGAGCGCACTGCCCTGGGCATGGTCAACCTGGGAAGCGGCGGTATGTCTGTATCCGACCTTATTGCCGTGTGCCGCGAGCTGGCGGACATCGGTATTGAGCATTTTATTTTCAGCATGCCCAACTGCCATGAAATCACCCCAATTGAAATTATCGGCCGTGAAGTGATCCCGGAGGTGGCGGGTTTATAGAGTTATTTACGCACACTTGTGCTTGGTAGATCGGTTTACTATGATATTCACCTTATATTGCTTAAATATTATGTTTGTATCCATTCACCCTGAGCTTAGTGTAAGGTTTCTCCTTCGACTGAGCTCAGGACAGGTATGCGTTCCCTAAAAAGGAATAAGCTTGAGGAGCCTAATTTCTGTCATCATCTTGTCCAAAATGACAGCAAGATGACCTTCAATCTCTGGTCACCGCTAAGTATTAATTGTAAAATATCTCGATGGCCGCGCCGGAAGAGGGTTCACGTACTTTTGTCTTACAGATTGATAATCATAACCGGATAAACTACGTAGACGACGAGTGGCTAAGTTTTGCCTCCGAAAACGATGCTGGCTTCCTAACTCGTGACCAGGTGCTTAACAAACACATATTCAAGTTTATTTCCGCATTCGAGACAATACTTCTCTACCAGCTAATTTTTGAAAAGGTAAGAAATAAAAATAAAAAAGTAACCGTGCCTCTTAGATGTGATTCCCCGGATTATCGCCGGTACATGTATGTTGAATGCCAGCCTTCCTCAAAGGACCATATAACGATTATCAGCCATCTTATAAAACAGCTGGAGAGGGAATATGTCTCCCTGCTCGACTACAAGTTAGAGAGAACCGATGAAACTATTTCCATATGCAGTTGGTGTAAAAAGGTAAATATCGACAAGAACATCTGGGTCGAAGCAGAGGTTGTGGAAGGCATTCTTAAAATCTCGCCAAAACCAAACCCACCTAAACTCAGTCATACTGCCTGTCCTGCATGTTATAACGGACTGATGGTGATAATC encodes the following:
- a CDS encoding LLM class F420-dependent oxidoreductase, with the protein product MKVGLQIVQFDWPGSPENMGKKLAEIGKAADEAGFASIWAMDHFFQLDMAQYGLSPQDPMLEGYTTLSYLTPFTNRARLGTMVTGVIYRHPGHLIKIVSNLDVLSGGRAYLGIGAGWYEREAVGLGFPFPPLKERLERLEETLQIAKQMWSGEVKPYKGKHYQLAEPINNPLPLSKPHPPILVGGWGEKKTLRLVAQYADACNLYAHPFASKDEVARRLDVLKRHCDDVGRPYDQIERTALGMVNLGSGGMSVSDLIAVCRELADIGIEHFIFSMPNCHEITPIEIIGREVIPEVAGL
- a CDS encoding FAD-dependent monooxygenase; the protein is MTNPKSSHTDVLVVGAGPVGLMMAGELARHAIKPRIIDKAPAPSDKSKAFGIHARTMEIFENLGIVERFLKEGNICNGLNFYDEGKELTEIDLSHIESKYPFVLILAQSITERLLAEHLYSFGIEVERETELIGFEQSKEGVVARVKLKDGGEELINCAYLVGCDGAHSTTRHLLNLDFKGDPYPNYWLLADCDIKWRYPEQRLAFFIHPKGSIAYFPFVGDRGRLIFELPHVGEEVEQSEPTIEDVKRLADERRLEYQSIDNPVWVTYFKIHHRIVNRYSIGRVFIAGDAAHIHSPVGGQGMNTGIQDAYNLAWKMALVLKRKSPESILDSYNYERHRIGEEVVGRTDRATRMIAIHNPVLKAIRNKFFPLVTRLGKVQEKMTNTIAQVEFHYKGSPIVSEKWNPDRIARWNKDFSHLLEAGERVGDYKILSAEKRTEANLYDLLKGTTHKLLLFTGGKPSAQELDELTKISKNIVSNYLGLIDPHLVTVKNGNPYDSPYFVSIYIDKDFKMHRDFGAVKASLYLIRPDGYIAFRNQPAKNDDLIQYLSKIFLIKV